In a single window of the Lates calcarifer isolate ASB-BC8 linkage group LG1, TLL_Latcal_v3, whole genome shotgun sequence genome:
- the LOC108901045 gene encoding RNA-binding motif, single-stranded-interacting protein 1 isoform X2, producing the protein MIFANTGNPLRTSYRKQPPVAPSSHPMAPPSPSTNSSTNNSSSSSTAGWDQLSKTNLYIRGLSPSTTDHDLVKLCQPYGKIVSTKAILDKTTNKCKGYGFVDFDSPAAAQKAVAALKTTGVQAQMAKQQEQDPTNLYISNLPLSMDEQELENMLKHFGQVISTRILRDSSGASRGVGFARMESTEKCDAVISHFNGKFIKTPAGVPAPSEPLLCKFADGGQKKRQSQNKFAQNGRGWARDGDSRLAGMTLTYDPSAAAMQNGFFPPAYSISNRMIAQTSMSPYMSPVSTYQVQNPSWVPHQQYIMQHPGTVISPSMDPSMSLQPTSMMAPLTQQMSHLSLGSAGSFIAANTAMQGAYIPQYAHMQTTVPVEENGAQSQVDSSRNHSPYSYQQTK; encoded by the exons ATGATTTTTGCTAATACTGGAAATCCACTAAGGACTTCGTATCGCAAACAG CCACCTGTTGCCCCATCATCACACCCTATGGCTCCACCCAGCCCAagcaccaacagcagcaccaacaacagcagcagcagtagcactGCTGGCTGGGACCAGCTCAGCAAAACAAACCTCTACATCCGAGGCCTGTCCCCTTCAACCACAGACCATGACCTGGTCAAGCTCTGTCAGCC GTATGGCAAAATTGTATCAACAAAGGCTATCCTGGACAAGACTACAAACAAATGTAAag GATATGGCTTTGTGGACTTTGACAgccctgctgcagctcagaaagCTGTGGCTGCTCTAAAGACTACTGGTGTCCAAGCTCAGATGGCAAAG CAACAAGAACAAGACCCCACAAACTTGTACATCTCCAACTTGCCTTTGTCTATGGATGAGCAAGAGCTAGAGAATATGTTGAAACACTTTGGCCAGGTCATATCTACACGCATCCTGAGAGACTCCAGTGGAGCCAGCAGAGGAGTGGGCTTTGCCAG GATGGAGTCAACTGAaaaatgtgatgcagtcattTCTCACTTCAATGGAAAGTTTATTAAGACACCTGCAGGTGTTCCAG CACCCTCTGAACCATTGCTGTGCAAGTTTGCTGATGGagggcagaaaaaaagacaaagtcagaATAAATTTGCCCAGAATGGTCGGGGTTGGGCGAGGGATGGCGACTCAAGACTG GCTGGAATGACACTCACATATGACCCTAGTGCAGCTGCTATGCAAAATGG ATTCTTCCCACCGGCATACAGTATTTCAAACAGGATGATTGCTCAAACATCCATGTCCCCTTACATGTCTCCAGTTTCAACATACCAG GTGCAGAACCCATCCTGGGTGCCTCATCAACAGTACATCATGCAGCACCCA GGTACAGTGATATCGCCCTCTATGGACCCATCTATGTCACTGCAGCCCACCTCCATGATGGCCCCCCTCACACAGCAGATGAGTCACCTCTCTTTGGGCAGTGCAGGATCG TTTATTGCTGCCAACACAGCTATGCAAGGAGCATATATCCCACAGTACGCACACATGCAGACTACTGTTCCTGTGGAG GAAAATGGTGCACAGTCACAAGTGGACTCATCCAGGAATCATTCCCCATATTCATACCAACAAACCAAGTAG
- the LOC108901045 gene encoding RNA-binding motif, single-stranded-interacting protein 1 isoform X1 — protein sequence MKIYFQSHRREVAVMELGALLQPPVAPSSHPMAPPSPSTNSSTNNSSSSSTAGWDQLSKTNLYIRGLSPSTTDHDLVKLCQPYGKIVSTKAILDKTTNKCKGYGFVDFDSPAAAQKAVAALKTTGVQAQMAKQQEQDPTNLYISNLPLSMDEQELENMLKHFGQVISTRILRDSSGASRGVGFARMESTEKCDAVISHFNGKFIKTPAGVPAPSEPLLCKFADGGQKKRQSQNKFAQNGRGWARDGDSRLAGMTLTYDPSAAAMQNGFFPPAYSISNRMIAQTSMSPYMSPVSTYQVQNPSWVPHQQYIMQHPGTVISPSMDPSMSLQPTSMMAPLTQQMSHLSLGSAGSFIAANTAMQGAYIPQYAHMQTTVPVEENGAQSQVDSSRNHSPYSYQQTK from the exons ATGAAAATTTACTTTCAGTCCCACAGAAGGGAAGTTGCAGTTATGGAGCTTGGGGCTCTGTTGCAG CCACCTGTTGCCCCATCATCACACCCTATGGCTCCACCCAGCCCAagcaccaacagcagcaccaacaacagcagcagcagtagcactGCTGGCTGGGACCAGCTCAGCAAAACAAACCTCTACATCCGAGGCCTGTCCCCTTCAACCACAGACCATGACCTGGTCAAGCTCTGTCAGCC GTATGGCAAAATTGTATCAACAAAGGCTATCCTGGACAAGACTACAAACAAATGTAAag GATATGGCTTTGTGGACTTTGACAgccctgctgcagctcagaaagCTGTGGCTGCTCTAAAGACTACTGGTGTCCAAGCTCAGATGGCAAAG CAACAAGAACAAGACCCCACAAACTTGTACATCTCCAACTTGCCTTTGTCTATGGATGAGCAAGAGCTAGAGAATATGTTGAAACACTTTGGCCAGGTCATATCTACACGCATCCTGAGAGACTCCAGTGGAGCCAGCAGAGGAGTGGGCTTTGCCAG GATGGAGTCAACTGAaaaatgtgatgcagtcattTCTCACTTCAATGGAAAGTTTATTAAGACACCTGCAGGTGTTCCAG CACCCTCTGAACCATTGCTGTGCAAGTTTGCTGATGGagggcagaaaaaaagacaaagtcagaATAAATTTGCCCAGAATGGTCGGGGTTGGGCGAGGGATGGCGACTCAAGACTG GCTGGAATGACACTCACATATGACCCTAGTGCAGCTGCTATGCAAAATGG ATTCTTCCCACCGGCATACAGTATTTCAAACAGGATGATTGCTCAAACATCCATGTCCCCTTACATGTCTCCAGTTTCAACATACCAG GTGCAGAACCCATCCTGGGTGCCTCATCAACAGTACATCATGCAGCACCCA GGTACAGTGATATCGCCCTCTATGGACCCATCTATGTCACTGCAGCCCACCTCCATGATGGCCCCCCTCACACAGCAGATGAGTCACCTCTCTTTGGGCAGTGCAGGATCG TTTATTGCTGCCAACACAGCTATGCAAGGAGCATATATCCCACAGTACGCACACATGCAGACTACTGTTCCTGTGGAG GAAAATGGTGCACAGTCACAAGTGGACTCATCCAGGAATCATTCCCCATATTCATACCAACAAACCAAGTAG